taaaaatggggtcaccacgcttgtttccatggaaacggacgttaaaatggcgtcgttagaaataaataaaaatgatataattcacttaaactaaagaaagcaattataaaacgcttagcaaatgagttaattttacaTAAATACGAAactaagatccatatctatcgaatgtatagttttcataatgtttgtgaagaaattttgacaTGAGTATCGagtacaaaatgacgatatcgaaattatatcactacatgcttttcgaactttcttcctgtcgctttgaatggtgtcattttgaccaaactaaaatcctgacataatacatttagtttacacttttcaataaaagggtgtcaccacgctactttttacaatatctccaggtgaatgggtaatttgcgcaatgtaaatgggagagaaatgttaatttttcgctcatattgaataaaaaccagcttcctaggggctcaaaatatgacaaggttatggGTCACATGtattctaagagactgggtcaaaaaattaggtaaaagcgcaatttcaacaatgacaggtgatgttaaatacatgcgctacaaaataacccatttgcggcaggctggggttaaatctgcgcagaaacgttctaagtGCGTGcacgtccgaattcgtcgccttTACTTAAGAACATTTGTCTTTTGGTCAGAAAACttattctcaaaattacttgtctatAGCTTTGTAATGTTGTACAAAAGTCCCGaaggatgttattagataaattttcagctcaaagtgttgggaaacccccaaatttttatattttaggtaattttcttttgtaaccttaaatgacctacaacaacccaggatatgttgtgagagacttttgaaggctgtgaacataattttgtcatatttaatatcaatttgtagtaaaatttgatccagaaaacaaagctgaggtaaatgttttcattgcaaaccaatttttgcaacttttgcatgtaaggcatacaagaactgatgagaaatttggatccaggataattccagatgttgtaatacccccacagtggaaggcatttcactatctgtaactgatttaagtgctgtttacattcgaatgatagcactcatagcattaattaaagaatcccaaagttgtaaatacattctgtgccagctggtcttatgtaaacatggtcaaccaaggggtggaacatttgatattcaggagggggtaggggatagaagattgatgaggtagcattactttttaccagatcccttgtacatttttccccactctttattttttccccactctcccaccttttctttttgtcaagccttctctggctattttttttgtcaacatttgattatgtatgtagaatctgcttgtcccattgttatagaagttgatatgcatgttcctaaagatgacctccagtacctaagttgcagaccttatttgcttttgtcattcttgttttcctagtttaaatatttcttgaattcaccaattcaaaccgaatgttagcacactgtccttgatggcattttttttcacttgttgTGAATACAGGTGCTTCCCAGGGTTTGTGTGTTATCACCATTGTTGTTTTCTACTGTATATATaccaatgaaatgaaaattcaaacttCAGTTGTCAATTTGTTTAAATATGCTGATGACATGGCACTTGTATGAATCCTTTTGAAAGAATAGTCACTCAACTAACAGATTCATTTCGACTATGTAGCGACCTTGCGAAAATGGTGTAAGTCAAGTTTACTGGAAGTGAATGTTGGTAGAACTAAAGAGCTAATCAGTACTAGGGGTTCTACTTTTGAACCGGTTGTAGTTAATTTGAAAGTCTGTTGAAATTGTTGAGTCTTTTAAATACTTAAAATTACAGATAGATAAACGgttgaatttcagtgaaaatactAATTACATAGATAAGAAGGCCATGCAGCGTATGTTTTTTGATGAGCTTGAGAAGTTTTGATGTTTGTCAGAGCGTGTTGGAAAAGGTCTATAAGAGCCTCGTAGAGAGTGTTCTCACTTTTAACATCACAGTGTGGCACAGTAATTTGAGTGTCATCAATAGAAATAAACTCACACGTGTCGTAAACATGGCAGGAAAAATAATTggcaagaaacaaaaacaactctGTGATCTGTATAAAGTCGCCATTCGAAGAAAAGTCAATGCAATTGTCAGTGATACTTCTCACcctttacatttacattttgaaaagatGCCATCTGGACGGCGATACAGAGTACCTGTAATtcgaaatattgttttcaaaacatCGTTTGTTCAAAGTGCAATAGCTATACTAACCAAGCCTGTGTCCGTAGGAGACAGACATATTTCATTGTTCTTAAGGAGATAAAAActatgtatatttttatatttcacacTTAATGTTGTGATGTGTAATGTGTTTTTGGTGAAGCGAAAGGTAATTTTCCAGAATTGGACAAAAAAAAGTTattcttatcttatcttatcttattttaatgaagtacatgtatatcttcATGTATAAAGTGGTTACCAAAGTGTCATAGTAGCTAGATACAGCTTTCCGTGAACAggttttgcttttttttcacATCAAGCCAACTCGATCAAAGTGATATATAACAAAAAACCCAACATATCAAACGTTCCTAATACcacaaagattttttaaagggaAAGAGTAGCAAAAGTTAGCAACTATTTATGGAAAATGATTCAGGACCCCTGTCAAATAGAAGCTAAATAAAAAGTTTTTTCCTGAACTTCCTACCCTGTTCACTaaagacataccggtatactgGGAAAGTGATATTTCCTATTTCATATGTCTGCATGCCAGCCATGACAGTGTTATTTATACACAATGTTAATTGCATTCTTTAAGGCTGTCCTACATGTATAGGTGTACACATTGGCAAGATCCATAGCTTCACTGTTGAATTAGGGTAAACATACAGGTACTATACATGTACTTagaaatcttttgtaaaaattgacatTCTTTATCATTTTCATGTTCCAGGCACCTTGTGTATGACCTGGGTACCATATTGGCTGTTTGGTTCACTGTTCCTGCTGGTTGATGCCACTGGTAGACCagcattcattttaaaatacaagGTACAACAAGACAAGAATGTACCTGTAAGTATTCATAGACCGAGTTTCAGTTTAACAGTTAATTCTGTTGGGGCAAATTTCAGCTCTAATGGTACGTGTACATGTAGAAGCATAACAAGCTTTACCTAATCACCTTTTGAGATTCATGGCTTGTTTCCAATTGTATTGAGAAAATGAATTGACTCTTGCAGATTCAATAACCACTTGACTGTGCAAATGCCTTTCACTTGTATCTGTTATCAGCTGCAATCAGACCCTTTGCTATCAAGCAATTTTAGCAGTGATGTACATACACCTCATTATTGGAATTGTTAATATTGTCATTCAGAATCTGCCAATGGCAGGGACATAATACAGTAATTGCAGAAACTTCAGTAGAGCTGGAAAGAAAGTGAATGTCGTAGATATGTTGGAGAATATTGATTATGTCTGTCACTGTACAGTGTGTCCTGAAATGAATGTACTTGGCCATCGGACACACTAAAGGTTCATTCATAAAGTAATGTGTTTATAcacaaattataaataataaacgcAGGAGTGACatgcaataaaatatttctttttcatgTTCTCTTGCAAATAATGTGTAAATGAAGTAATCTTGGAAGATACCGGGGAATTAAAGTTTCAATATGTTGTGATCTCATTCAGCCTGTGTAACAGTTATGTGATGGACACTTTCCATTTTCATTGCAGGTTGATCCAGTTCAGTTGCGCAAAGCAATTCTGACTGTGTTGTTTAACCAGACCGTGATAACCGTACCCTTCATTTCAGCGTTCTATCCTCTGTTTCTGTGGAGAGGCATGGACTTCGGCAAGGAGCTGCCGACCTTCCAGTGGGTCATTGTTGAATTGACTGTCTTCTCACTGGTGGAGGAGATTGGTTTCTACTACACACACAGGTAGCAATGGAACTCCTTCACATCACGCATTCCATAAACATTTTTTATATGGGAATATTATGGGATGTAAGTCCCATGGGAATTCGACTCAAATTCTGCTTTGATGTTTTCAGTACTGCTGCAGTAGTAACATTCCATTGCCTTATCCAAATCTTGTTGCAATCCTACAGGACAGTTTTACTTCTGAGATAtaaatttgcaagatttttggATGGTGGAATGTTTTACTGTTGTATGTACACAGTTGTTGAATAGTGGGTGAAAATGTGGACCATTTCTCTTTGTCAGTTGTGCTGCGAAAGCCACTGCCAACTGTAAGTCTTGCAGGTGCAGGTATACCCATTCTGTCACTCATGCATTAGCGTTCTCTTTATAGCATGAAATTGTACACTAGGTATTGGTCTGGCCTTAGTagaaagaaaagtttgagcaatgcCAAAGTTGACTCAATAAGTTCAAGACTTCTCTCATGTGTTTACTCAGGCCTCATAAATTACAGTATTTGTGATCCagcatattttcatattattgaAATGACCCAGTTGACCACTGCCATCTTGCCCTTGGCTGTTGGTATTTACATGCATTTGGAATATGAACAGCTGCATAGCAATGTTACTGTTAGACATTGCAGTGTTCACCTTCAAAAAAATTTTCCCATAAAAGATAACATCAATAATTTACTGATGTATGCAATGTATCATTGTCAAGAAGTGATTACTTCCGCTGATTAATTGTTAATATACTATTAATGTTCACTCATTGTATTTATGTCATGTTGTAATAAAATAGAAGAGCTAAGTATTATTATTTGTTAAACATGCATATTCTTTCCAATTGCCAAAGTTCAATGAGTGTGTTTTTTATCATATGAAAAACTTCCTGCAACATTTGGCTTGTGATATTGATCTATGTATATGTGGTTTGATTTCTAGATTAATGCATCATCCGTCCCTGTACAAGCACATTCACAAGGTTCACCATGAATGGACAGCTCCCATCAGTATCATATCGCTGTACTGCCACCCAGTGGAGCACATACTGTCCAACATGTTGCCACCACTGCTGGGACCACTGCTGATGGGATCTCACATCGCAACCACTTGGCTCTGGTTTATCATTGCACTGCTGTCTACCATTGTCGCTCACTGTGGCTACCACATGCCATTTCTACCCTCCCCTGAGGCTCATGACTTCCATCACCAAAAGTAAGTGCATTTTGTACCAAAACCTGCctgtttttaataataatatatttaagTGTCAAAATCCACATAAAAAAATGTGATCAGAGACACTTAAATACTGTtacagtttttaaaaagtgaccGTACAAAAGCGATGTTAAAAgtctacaaaattgaaatttcgaatataaaaaaattagaaaCAATCACAACCTAAAAATTTAGTTGAAAAAATGCAAGTCTAAAAACTTAAGGTTGGTTTTGAGCAAACACTTAAAACTATTGAAGTATGAACATAAACGGATGTTCAGCGGAAGAGCGTTCCACAATTGGGAGCAGCAACATTAAAAGCTCTGACCTCTGTCATTATATTTCTTAGATCGTACTCTAACCGAACACAACTTGAAACACAACTTATGTCTATGCAATGGGTACTGGCAATCTTTTCTTTTTGGAAATgattttataattatattattgtTTCACATAATATTGGACCAATCAATTGATGTGCAATTGAAAGCAGTGTGGAAACTCTTGTTTATTGTAGCGATACTCAGTCTAAGGAACTAAACACAAGCAAGTTTTCATGATCATGAACGACTCTGTTTGTACAATTGACATTCTAGGTTTGTCAACAACTTTGGTGTACTTGGTGTGTTGGATCGTCTGCACGGTACTGATAATCTATTCCGTGCCAGCAAAGCATATCAACGCCATTTCCTGCTGACTTCCACAACTCCAGTATCTCAGCAGTTCCCGGATAATCCAAAGAAGAAATCTCAGTAGAGGAAGATGTATCTGCCATACTGTTATTTTCAACGTAACttctgtcctttgaaaaatcatGTTCCATTCACTCAATGACATAAATACAACAGTTCATTTCTGATATGTAATGATTTAGGTAGTTTTGATACCAGTGAAGCCTAGGCCTTGCATTAAAATTCAGAGAAGGTAACTGTGATGTCTAACAACTTCCAGCAAGTTGACAGTATATCTAGAATTGGATCAAAAGATTTCTTCTTATTCAATACTTGGGaactaatatttcacaagttTAACTCAGATGTTATgtgttaaggatgtacgagcggtaggcgcgcgtggaatttgttacttcccataggattacattgaaatttgctggaaaatcaatttctactaatgtcattttcatggaaatttgcacaaagctcagtctagagaaataaataatagtgatcaaataaaatgatatggtcaCTGTGCTaacttttgagataaacagcattgaattatttcgtccatagaaaatgcatgctgactcagcattttttctcataaatggcaaaattcatggtcatgtatctcaaaaacgagcgcggtgacccctatattttatcacacagtttgataatacttacaaaggagaatccaaaaatcgacaatttagagaaatgacattacttttaattttaccgatcgtacatccttaatttgTACAACAAAACAGTCCCACATAGGTGTCACACCGATTCATGAATGTAATGTTTCAGATTTGATGTCCAGAGCCAGGTTTTGTGCCTTCCAAAGTAATAGTCAACTGCATTCCACTCTTATATGTCATTTCATTTCACAGTACATCTCCACTTCAAATGAGAGATTAAGTCACATGAAAATAGCAGTATCAATGCAGATAATCATGAACAACTCTGAATGACGTTTACCTCTTTCTACCCACCTCTTAATGGAACGACTCTGTCATTTTCAGTTGCACTGTTGGACCATTATACTAGCAATTGAGGGGGAAGAAAGGGTTTAGTGATGTGTCATGTTCAGTGTGTCAGACAAGCTTAGTGTTGGTttatttcatgattttcttgTATTCTTGCAGCAAAGCATGGTGTTTTCACAGATCAGTGTGGTTAGGGACCGTCtaagattgtcgcagaagttcaagaaacgaaatttcttcgtttagatcaaaaccccctcccccccccaaacgaaacttcaaaagtgcgaaatgttcatgtctgcctgagagtacaatgttgcattttgctatagctactaaagacgtattccccttgccacattacaattaaagtaaacgatcagatttgagtactaacagggcattttaccgcataaaagtttcattttatttttacttttcctttttgcatctcttgtgctgttgttt
This DNA window, taken from Ptychodera flava strain L36383 chromosome 4, AS_Pfla_20210202, whole genome shotgun sequence, encodes the following:
- the LOC139130823 gene encoding fatty acid hydroxylase domain-containing protein 2-like isoform X1; amino-acid sequence: MEGKRELCTPSCRPAPPPAVAVPESQADRLSQSFDSIKKYLFVTGTALCVFIAARNSITWHLQQFWGASGDFWQHCWLRVYDLCEGDQLTLAVAGTLCMTWVPYWLFGSLFLLVDATGRPAFILKYKVQQDKNVPVDPVQLRKAILTVLFNQTVITVPFISAFYPLFLWRGMDFGKELPTFQWVIVELTVFSLVEEIGFYYTHRLMHHPSLYKHIHKVHHEWTAPISIISLYCHPVEHILSNMLPPLLGPLLMGSHIATTWLWFIIALLSTIVAHCGYHMPFLPSPEAHDFHHQKFVNNFGVLGVLDRLHGTDNLFRASKAYQRHFLLTSTTPVSQQFPDNPKKKSQ
- the LOC139130823 gene encoding fatty acid hydroxylase domain-containing protein 2-like isoform X2; translated protein: MFMVNATKIADRLSQSFDSIKKYLFVTGTALCVFIAARNSITWHLQQFWGASGDFWQHCWLRVYDLCEGDQLTLAVAGTLCMTWVPYWLFGSLFLLVDATGRPAFILKYKVQQDKNVPVDPVQLRKAILTVLFNQTVITVPFISAFYPLFLWRGMDFGKELPTFQWVIVELTVFSLVEEIGFYYTHRLMHHPSLYKHIHKVHHEWTAPISIISLYCHPVEHILSNMLPPLLGPLLMGSHIATTWLWFIIALLSTIVAHCGYHMPFLPSPEAHDFHHQKFVNNFGVLGVLDRLHGTDNLFRASKAYQRHFLLTSTTPVSQQFPDNPKKKSQ